gtgagcccactgttgggtagggaccgtctctatacgttgccaactttgacttcccaagcgcgtagtccagtgctcggcacacagtaagcgctcgatatgattgaatgaatccccagatTGGCCCCAACCTTCATCTGAGCTCACACCCCAAACCCCAAACGACACCCCACCTGTCCCTCAGATCTCTCCCCGCTCCCCGGAACTGGGGTTCGAACTCAGGCCCGAGGCTTGGGCTcaggcctcccccgcccccctacgccatccatcctccctccctcctgactcAGCCGGTTGCGGCTGTTGGGCTCCTCACCCCCCTTCGTCCCCACGGGCCAGAACTTGTTTCCCCGGGCCTCACCCCGGCCCCCGACATCCggctcctccctctcccggggctccccaacccccctgtcccccacccccaaaacctcACGTCGTTTCCCgggggtgtggggaaggaggaggcggaggcagGCCCCACCCCTGGGACCAGGCCTCTGGCCCCCTTCAGCCACCCCATCACTTCCTCCCGGCTGCCAGAGCCGACGCTCGGCGAAGCCCTACCTGGCTCCTGGCAGCAAGGCTGGCACGGGGGACGACGGTGGCCCCCCGGCCCCGACCGCCATCCCCACTGACGCCGGCCCGTCCCCCGGCCTAGGACCGTAAGTGGCCTGGGAGCGGAAAGCCGGGGTCGCCCCGGGCGGGTCCCTCATCTCCGCCCCGCTTTCTGTCCTCGGTTGCCCACGTCGGGGCGGCTTCAGGTCTCAGTTTCCCTCTGGGCAACCGGGGGCGGCCTGGGAGAAGGGGCGAGGGAAGCAGGGCCTCGGAGAGGGGGCCGGCTGGGAGGGAAGGGCGTGGGGTGCGGGGCCCTGGACGGGATGGGGTTGCTGGGCCCGGGCGGCCATCCGCTCTCCTCAGGCCAGGGCcatcagcagaaactcctccaCCACAGGTTGTGCAAATCCAGGGCAGGAAGTGGTTCTGCGGTCCCTTGAGGCAACCGACCCCTCACCCCGGCTCCCGCCCCTGCTTCCTCGCCAGCCCCCATGAACGCCTCGACCCCCAGGCCCGCGTCCGCCTCCGTGCCCCTGGCCATCGGGGTCCTGTCCCTGGCCATGGCCCTGGGCCTGCCGGGCAACGCCTTCGTGGTGTGGAGCATCCTGACCCGCCTGCGGCGCCGCTCGGTGACCGCCCTGCTGGTCCTGCACCTGGCGGTGGCCGACCTGGCCGTGCTGCTGACCGGCCCCTTCTTCCTGGACTTCCTGACCCGCCTGGACTGGCGCTTCGGCCTGCCCGGCTGCGTCCTCTGCCACTACGTCTGCGGGCTGTGCATGTACGCCAGCATCCTGCTCATCGCCGCCATGAGCCTGGACCGCTCCCTGGCCGTggcccgccccttcctctcccagaaGCTGCGCACCAAGACGGCGGCCAGGTGGGCCTTGGCCGCCATCTGGGCGACGGCGGCCCTGCTGGCCGTGCCGGTCACCGTCTACCGGCGGTTGGAGCCCTTGATGGCGAACAGCAGCAGGCGGGCCTGCAATCTGGCCCACCCGCACCCGCGCCACGTGGCCTTCCACTTCCTCTTCGAGTCCACCACGGGCTTCCTGCTGCCCTTCCTGGCGGTGGTGGCCAGCTACTCGGACATCGGCCGCCGGCTGAGGGCCACCAGGTTCCGCCGGAGCCGCCGCACGGGCCGCCTGGTGGTGTTGATCATCGTGGCCTTTGCCCTCTTCTGGTTGCCCTACCACGCCGTCAACCTGGCCGAGGCCACCCGGGCGCTGGGCGGGCTGGCCCGGGGCCAGGGCGCGGTGGGGAAGCGGCTGGCGAAAGTGCGGGAGGTGGTCATCACCATGGCCTTCCTCAGCAGCAGCGTCAACCCGCTGCTCTACGCCTGCGCCGGCGGGGGGCTGCTCCGCTCCGCCGGGGTGGGCTTCGTGGCCAAGCTGCTGGAGGGCACCGGGTCCGAGGGCTCCAGCGCCCGGAGGGCGACCACCCTGAAGCCCGGCCCCCGGGAGGGCGCGGAGCCCCCGGAGCCCGGCCCGGCCGAGAGCCTCACCGTCTCCACCAACCCCATCGACTGAACCCCGTCGGGGATACTCCCAGTATGCACCGCGCCGCGGGGGGACCAGCCGGGGCAGGGACCGGGGGCCTCTTGGGGGGAGGGCCGGCCTTCCTCCGACGACCCCTCTTCCCCCCGACCCCTCTTGCCCTTCCCCGGCCCACGAAGCCCCCCTCTCCTGGCCCACCTCCAGCGCTGGAAGGCCCCGCGGgacaaggagaggaagaggagaaggagccccAGGATTTTTCTCCATCCTTCGCCCCGAACTGTCCGGCTGGGACCGGCGGCCGGCCCCTGcctatctctgagcctcagtttcctcaccaataataataatggtatttcttaagcgcttgctaggcgCCAGGCACCGCACCGAGCCTTTCCGGGGCGAGGATGGGGGAGaagcccttctaataataataatgataatgatggcatttattaagcgcttactatgcgcaaagcacagttctaagcgctggggagattacaaggtgatcaggttgtcccacggtggggctcccagtcttcatccccatcttccagatgaggtaaccgaggcccagagaagtgaagcgacctgcccaaagtcacccagctgacaatgggcggagcccggatttgaacccgcgacctctggctccaaagcccgggctctttccactgagccacgctgcttctagactgtgagcccgttgttgggtagggaccgtctcgataggctgccgacttgtacttcccaagcgcttagtccagtgccctgcacacagtgagcgctcaataaatacgatggaatgaatgaatgaatggcctccctGCCCCTTTCGGGGCTGTGGTCAGCGTTGTGCGAACGGTTTGGGACGCGGGGCTGAGAGCGGCCGGCCCCGGGTTGGTTTCATTAAACCGCGTTCTCCGAGGGCGCTTCTGTGAGGCTCCTTCCTGCGCCTTGGGGCGAGGCGGGCCGGGCAGGACAAGGCCCGTTTTGGGGCGCGGGATGGATCTGGAGCCAAATACCTACCACCTGCCAGAATTTCCCTCCCCGCAAGTGGGAGCGGGAAGAGGGGACCCACTCATAAACAaaccctttctctccctgtctctccctctctctggaaaTCAGTGCTCCAAACGCGACCGGCCCTGTCTCACATCtcggtctctttcgtgggctcctcctctgtttcccaccgcctgactgtggggatccctcaaagctcagttctgggtcttttagactgtgagcccactgttgggtagggactgtctctatatgttgccaacttggacttcccaagcgcttagtacagtgctctgcacacagtaagtgctcaataaatacgattgattgattgattgggtccccttctattcttcatctccacccaatcccttggagaaccccttctagactgtgagcccgctgttgggtagggaccgtctctgtatgttgccaacttggacttcccaagcgcttagtacagtgctctgcacacagtaagcgctcaataaatacgattgaatgaatgaatgaatcggagtAGATCAGTCTGATCAGAGAGACACCAACCCCCTTGGAGAAACGCTAAACTGTTGTccgtttcctccttctagactgtgagcccgctgttgggaaaggaccgtctctatatcttgccaacttggacttcccaagtgcttagtacagtgctctgcacacagtaagtgctcaataaatacgattgaatgaatgaatgaatcagcgtaGATCAGTTTGATCACAGAGACACCAACCCCCTTGGGGAAATGCTAagctgttgtccgtctcccccttctagactgtgagcccactgttggatagggaccgtctctatatgttgccaacttgtacttcccaagcgcttagtacagtgctctgcacacagtaagcgcccaataaatacgattgaataaatgaatgaataaacgagacAAACGCACGCAAACACCCGTCACTCTCTGGAAATCAGTGCTCCAAAAGtgacaggccctgtctcacattggtGTATATCAGTGTGACCAGAGAGACACCAACCCCCTCGGGGAAACGCTAaactgttgtccgtctcccccttctagactgtgagcccgctgttgcgtaaagaccgtctctagatgttacaacctgtacttcccaagcgcttagtacagtgctctgcacacagtaagtgctcaataaatatgattgaatgaatgaatgaatgaataattgagacAAACGCACGCAAACACCCGTCACTCTCTGGAAATCAGTGCTCCAAACGTGACGGGCCCTGTCGCACATCGGCGTAGATCAGTTTGACCAGAGAGATACCAACCTCCTTAGGGAACTGCTAAGCGAGACAAACACACGCCAACACCCGTCACTCTCTGGAAATCAGTGCTCCAAACGTGACGGGCCCTGTCGTACATCGGCGTAGATCAGTTTGACCAGAGAGATACCAACCTCCTTGGGGaaatgctaaatcaatcaatcaatcaatcaatcaatcgtatttattgagtgcttactgtgtgcagagcactgtactaagtgcttgggatgagaCAAACGCACGCAAACACCTGTCACTCTCTGGAAATCAGTGCTCCAAACGTGACGGGCCCTGTCGCACATCGGCGTAGATCAGTTTGACCAGAGAGATACCAACCCCCTTGGGGAaacgctaaatcaatcaatcaatcgtatttattgagcgcttactgtgtgcagagcactgtactaagcgcttgggatgagaCAAACACACGCAAACACCCGTCACTCTCTGGAAATCAGTGCTCCAAACGTGACGGGCCCTGCCGCACATCGGCGTAGATCAGTTTGACCAGAGAGATACCAACCTCCCTGGGGAaacgctaaatcaatcaatcaatcgtatttattgagcgcttactgtgtgcagagcactgtactaagcgcttgggatgagaCAAACACACGCCAACACCCGTCACTCTCTGGAAATCAGTGCTCCAAACGTGACGGGCCCTGTCGCACATCGGCGTAGATCAGTTTGACCAGAGAGATACCAAGCTCCTTGGGGAaacgctaaatcaatcaatcaatcatatttattgagcgcttactgtgtgcagagcactgtactaagcgcttgggatgagaCAAACACACGCAAACACCCGTCACTCTCTGGAAATCAGTGCTCCAAACGTGACGGGCCCTGTCGCACATCGGCGTAGATCAGTTTGACCAGAGAGATACCAAGCTCCTTGGGGAaacgctaaatcaatcaatcaatcatatttattgagcgcttactgtgtgcagagcactgtactaagcgcttgggatgagaCAAACACACGCAAACACCCGTCACTCTCTGGAAATCAGTGCTCCAAACGTGACGGGCCCTGTCGCACATCGGCGTAGATCAGTTTGACCAGAGAGATACCAACCTCCTTGGGGAAACACTAAATGAGACAAACGCACGCAAACACCCATCACTCTCTGGAAATCAGTGTTCCAAACATGACGGGCCCTGTCGCACATCGGCGTAGATCAGTTTGACCAGAGAGATACCAACCCCCTTGAGGAaacgctaaatcaatcaatcaatcaatcaatcaatcgtatttattgagcacttactgtgtgcagagcactgtactaagcgcttgggatgagaCAAACACACGCAAACACCCGTCACTCCCTGGAAATCAGTGCTCCAAACGTGACGGCCCTGTCGCACATCGGCGTAGATCAGTTTGACCAGAGAGATACCAACCCCCTTGGGGAaacgctaaatcaatcaatcaatcgtatttattgagcgcttactgtgtgcagagcactgtactaagcgcttgggatgagaCAAACACACGCAAACACCCGTCACTCTCTGGAAATCAGTGCTCCAAACGTGACGGGCCCTGTCGCACATCGGCGTAGATCAGTTTGACCAGAGAGATACAACCCCCTTGGGGAAACGCTAAATGAGACAAACGCACGCCAACACCCGTCACTCTCTGGAAATCAGTGCTCCAAACGTGACGGGCCCTGTCGCACATCGGCATAGATCAGTTTGACCAGAGAGATACTAACCTCCTTGGGGAAACACTAAGCGAGACAAACACACGCCAACACCCGTCACTCTCTGGAAATCAGTGCTCCAAACGTGACGGGCCCTGTCGCACATCGGCATAGATCAGTTTGACCAGAGAGATACCAACCTCCTTGGGGAAATACTAAGCAAGACAAACACACGCAAACACCCGTCACTCTCTGGAAATCAGTGCTCCAAACGTGACGGGCCCTGTCGCACATCGGCGTAGATCAGGTTGACCAGAGAGATACCAACCCCCTTGGGGAAACACTAAATGGGACAAACACACGCAAACACCCGTCACTCTCTGGAAATCAGTGCTCCAAACGTGACAGGCCCTGTCGCACATCGGCGTAGATCAGTTTGACCAGAGAGATACCAACTCCCTTGGGGAaacgctaaatcaatcaatcaatcaatcaattgcatttattgagtgcttactgtgtgcagagcactgtactaagtgcttgggatgagaCAAACTCACGCAAACACCCGTCACTCCCTGGAAATCAGTGCTCCAAACGTGACGGGCCCTGTCGCACATCGGAGTAGATCAGTTTGACCAGAGAGATACCAACCCCCTTGGGGAAACGCTAAATGAGACAAACGCACGCCAACACCCGTCACTCTCTGGAAATCAGTGCTCCAAACATGATGCGCCCTGTCTCACATCGGAGTAGATCAGTTTGACCAGAGAGATACCAATCCCCTTGAGGAAATGCTAAACACACGCAAACAACCGGGCAACCCGGTCGCACGCGCTGTCG
Above is a window of Tachyglossus aculeatus isolate mTacAcu1 chromosome 12 unlocalized genomic scaffold, mTacAcu1.pri SUPER_6_unloc_1, whole genome shotgun sequence DNA encoding:
- the LTB4R gene encoding leukotriene B4 receptor 1 — protein: MNASTPRPASASVPLAIGVLSLAMALGLPGNAFVVWSILTRLRRRSVTALLVLHLAVADLAVLLTGPFFLDFLTRLDWRFGLPGCVLCHYVCGLCMYASILLIAAMSLDRSLAVARPFLSQKLRTKTAARWALAAIWATAALLAVPVTVYRRLEPLMANSSRRACNLAHPHPRHVAFHFLFESTTGFLLPFLAVVASYSDIGRRLRATRFRRSRRTGRLVVLIIVAFALFWLPYHAVNLAEATRALGGLARGQGAVGKRLAKVREVVITMAFLSSSVNPLLYACAGGGLLRSAGVGFVAKLLEGTGSEGSSARRATTLKPGPREGAEPPEPGPAESLTVSTNPID